In Dendropsophus ebraccatus isolate aDenEbr1 chromosome 14, aDenEbr1.pat, whole genome shotgun sequence, the following proteins share a genomic window:
- the JUP gene encoding junction plakoglobin, with translation MELIDVAERPIKVTEWQKTYTYDSGINSGINTSAPSLNGKTVLLDDDDMGYSKQYTTVKTTTYTQQQPSDMESQMAMTRAQRVRAAMYPETVEDSTYLLTTQIDGQQTNVQKLAEPSQMLKSAIVHLINYQDDAELATRAIPELTKLLNDEDPVVVNKASMIVNQLSKKEASRRALMQSPQIVAAVVRTMQNTSDMETARCTTSILHNLSHHREGLLSIFKSGGIPALVRMLSSPVESVLFYAITTLHNLLLYQEGAKMAVRLADGLQKMVPLLNKNNPKFLAITTDCLQLLAYGNQESKLIILANGGPQGLVQIMRTYNYEKLLWTTSRVLKVLSVCPSNKPAIVEAGGMQALGKHLTSSSPRLVQNCLWTLRNLSDVATKQEGLDNVLKILVNQLSSDDVNVLTCATGTLSNLTCNNGRNKTLVTQSNGVESLIHTILRASDKDDIAEPAVCALRHLTSRHPDAEVAQNSVRLHYGIPAIVKLIGQPFQWPLVKATIGLIRNLALCPANHAPLHDAGVIPRLVQLLVKAHQDAQRHAASGTQQPYTDGVRMEEIVEGCTGALHILAREPMNRMEIYRLNTIPLFVQLLYSPVENIQRVAAGVLCELAQDKEAAETIDAEGASAPLMELLHSRNEGTATYAAAVLFRISEDKNPDYRKRVSVELTNAIFRQDPAAWEAAQSMIPIGDPYPDEMENYRTMYNEDIPPDHMGDLDQEYGMDAYSDHGGRMAYNDNMIA, from the exons ATGGAGTTAATTGACGTAGCGGAGCGGCCTATTAAGGTCACGGAGTGGCAGAAAACTTACACCTACGATTCCGGCATCAACTCTGGTATAAACACCTCAGCGCCATCGCTGAACGGCAAGACCGTGCTGCTGGACGATGATGACATGGGCTACTCTAAACAGTACACGACGGTGAAGACCACCACGTACACGCAGCAGCAACCTTCAG ACATGGAGTCCCAGATGGCCATGACCCGAGCCCAGCGCGTTCGAGCAGCTATGTATCCAGAAACGGTGGAGGACTCCACTTATCTGTTGACAACACAGATTGACGGACAGCAGACCAATGTGCAGAAACTTGCAGAGCCCTCTCAGATGCTGAAGTCTGCCATTGTCCACCTCATCAACTATCAAGATGACGCTGAGCTGGCCACCCGTGCCATCCCTGAGCTGACCAAGCTCCTGAATGATGAGGATCCG gtGGTGGTAAACAAGGCCTCCATGATTGTCAACCAGCTTTCCAAAAAGGAGGCGtcccgcagagctctgatgcagtcCCCACAGATAGTCGCAGCCGTTGTGCGCACCATGCAGAACACAAGTGACATGGAAACTGCCCGTTGTACTACCAGCATCCTGCACAACTTGTCCCACCATCGAGAAGGACTTCTATCCATTTTCAAGTCTGGAGGAATCCCTGCTCTTGTTCGTATGCTCAG CTCTCCAGTGGAATCTGTGCTATTTTATGCAATCACAACCCTGCACAACCTCCTGCTGTACCAAGAAGGTGCCAAGATGGCCGTACGCTTGGCTGACGGGCTGCAGAAAATGGTTCCCCTGCTCAACAAGAATAACCCCAAATTTTTGGCCATTACAACAGACTGCCTGCAGCTCTTGGCATATGGAAATCAGGAGAGCAAG CTCATCATCTTGGCCAATGGAGGACCTCAAGGTCTTGTGCAAATCATGAGGACCTACAACTATGAGAAGCTTCTGTGGACCACCAGCAGAGTGTTGAAAGTCCTCTCCGTGTGCCCAAGCAACAAGCCGGCCATAGTTGAAGCTG GAGGAATGCAAGCTCTGGGGAAACACCTCACCAGCTCCAGCCCCAGGCTTGTACAGAACTGCTTGTGGACTCTAAGGAACTTGTCTGATGTGGCCACCAAACAG GAGGGCCTGGACAACGTGCTGAAGATCCTGGTGAACCAGCTGAGCTCAGATGATGTCAACGTCCTGACCTGCGCCACCGGCACCCTGTCCAATCtgacctgcaacaacggccgcaacAAAACTCTGGTGACTCAAAGCAACGGTGTTGAGTCTCTGATCCACACCATCCTCCGGGCAAGTGACAAGGACGACATTGCCGAACCTGCAGTGTGCGCTTTACGGCATCTCACTAGCCGTCACCCCGATGCAGAGGTGGCTCAGAACTCGGTGCGTCTACACTATGGCATCCCCGCCATCGTCAAACTGATCGGTCAGCCCTTCCAATGGCCATTAGTCAAG GCAACCATTGGCTTGATCCGAAACCTGGCGCTGTGTCCTGCCAATCACGCCCCACTTCATGATGCAGGGGTCATTCCCCGTCTGGTGCAGTTGCTGGTTAAAGCTCATCAGGATGCACAGAGACATGCAGCTTCAGGAACCCAGCAGCCATACACG GATGGAGTCAGAATGGAGGAGATTGTGGAAGGCTGCACCGGAGCCCTGCACATCCTGGCCCGAGAGCCCATGAATCGCATGGAAATCTACAGGCTCAACACCATTCCCTTGTTTGTGCAG CTCCTGTACTCCCCGGTGGAGAACATTCAGAGAGTGGCAGCCGGAGTGCTGTGTGAACTGGCACAGGACAAAGAGGCAGCAGAGACCATTGATGCAGAGGGAGCCTCCGCCCCGCTTATGGAGCTCCTGCATTCCCGTAATGAGGGCACAG CCACctatgctgctgctgtcctgTTCCGTATCTCCGAGGACAAGAACCCCGATTACAGGAAGAGAGTATCTGTGGAGCTTACTAATGCAATCTTCCGCC